The Salminus brasiliensis chromosome 14, fSalBra1.hap2, whole genome shotgun sequence genome contains the following window.
TGAAGATCAGGATGGGTCTCAGGTGGGTTAAGTGTAGCTGTTGAAGCTTTACTTTAACGAGATCCTTGTTGGCTGAATAACAAAATAGCCACTAAATTGCACTAAATAGTGGTGTATCAATGACAGAgttttgaatttgaatgaaGAGTTTTgaacatattttgaatttctaaATGATAATAACAGAACATAAGCCAGTGGTTTGAGGGGTTAAACCTCACAACCTCTAGTAGCCTACATATTTGGCTACTGCAGCAGAATGAATGCAGTCTACCTGTGGCTGATCCAGGCCGTCTATGATGTCTGTCTTCTTCTCCTGtgccaacagcagcagctcgaGCCGCACAGCGCTCTGTGCACTGGGCTGACATGAAATCATTAAGTTAATTTCCTGTGCCTGGAGAGACAGAGGGTAAAAAAAACGAGTCGAGGTTTTTAAGGCAAGTGGTAATTACCCGCTGCAGTATCTCTCCCGACACAGAAGTGCTATGGAAGGGATAACATCTTTCCAACACATTTCAGAGCCCGCAAAAAGCAACACAATCTGTAAAGCTACATTTGAACGGCATATTTAGTTATAAAACACTCTTGCCCTCAGGTTTTGGTACTGCAGCCTCATTTGCACAATCCTGTTCCTCGCCTCAGCAGCTTTTAATTGACCAATGAGCACATCCTGATGCAATTTTGAATCCGAGACGCGCTGAGGACTCTTCTCCCTTTCTGCCCTCTGTTGAGCCAGACGAGCATGAATCCGCTGCCTTGAGGCCGCCATCCAGCCTTTTGCCTCTTTGGAAGGCTCGGCGTAAGCCAGGTGCCGAGCTCTCTGCTGAGGGCACATCCTTTTTAAGCCAGCACCCGTGCTATTCCTCCATTTTCTGTCTGACTCTGTTTGCTGTGTCATCCTTTGGTGTCAAACTACTCCACAGCTTATAGTGGGGGGCCCTAAAAGAACAATATGTGCAATACAATGTTAAGTACACTGTACATGTTTTgcaattcagtttaaaatggtTTGTGGCTGGctttatgattattatacttgtacagatcagccataacattaaaaccaccagcctAATATTCTGTAGGTCCTCCTCAGAGCTCAGAGACAGCTCTGACCCTCTGAGACATGGACACTTTAAGACCTCTTTAAGTTGTCCTGCGGAATCTGTTCCTGGACTTAAGCTGATTTTCAAAGTATCTGTACTTAACTTGAGTATTTCTGTCactaaatactttttacttCTGTACTTTTTACAATTAAATTTTTAAATCAGGTACCTAATCGAATGCCTTGCTGTAAATGAATCTGAATCAGTGAAAGCTTCGGTTCTGTAATTATATGCAAATGTGAATCATCTCTGACAGCAAAtcaacacacacaatcacaacaacacaatcaCACAGTGTTCATTCAGCAGTTCCGTTCAAATGTAAATCTTATAGGATATTGTACTGTTTTGTACACCCCCACTGAATAATATACTCAAAAGCACCTATTTAGAGAACTAATAGTGTTTAATAATGATTAATTTTGCCAATGAGTTTAATAGTGTTAATGGTTAGTTATGTGAGGTAGGACAGGTTTCAGTGATCttaaaagcagattttccaagtCTAAACATTTGACCAGTTTTCTGGATAAACAGTTTTTAATTACATTGTTAAAAAGAAGAGAAGGTGTTCTTGAATTCAGtgtcatcatttatttattttgttatttatttgctAGTTTAAAATGACCTTGTTTTGTTATATAGCTGTAATGGCAAAATG
Protein-coding sequences here:
- the LOC140577477 gene encoding protein LKAAEAR1-like — protein: MTQQTESDRKWRNSTGAGLKRMCPQQRARHLAYAEPSKEAKGWMAASRQRIHARLAQQRAEREKSPQRVSDSKLHQDVLIGQLKAAEARNRIVQMRLQYQNLRARAQEINLMISCQPSAQSAVRLELLLLAQEKKTDIIDGLDQPQRQRVEEILEDEKGLTIIRG